The proteins below come from a single Afipia felis ATCC 53690 genomic window:
- a CDS encoding shikimate dehydrogenase — MSASPVSAGPAACLIGWPAAHSRSPLIHKYWLKQFGIAGDYRIEAVEPAAFADFIGSLAARGYRGANVTIPHKEQALALTSPDARAHAVGAANTLYFENGSLQSTNTDVEGFIGNLDASAPGWNANGEAVVLGAGGSARAVVFGLMERGVKRIHLVNRNRERAQALAQPYGDRVYVIGWDEVGTVLPQAALIVNTTSLGMKGQPPLPLDVSVLRADATVADLVYVPLDTALLKAAKARGLRTADGLGMLLHQAVRGFELWFGKRPQVTPELRALVEADLTAA, encoded by the coding sequence ATGAGCGCAAGTCCTGTAAGCGCAGGTCCCGCCGCATGCCTGATCGGGTGGCCGGCCGCGCATTCGCGCTCGCCACTCATTCACAAGTACTGGCTGAAGCAGTTCGGCATCGCAGGCGACTATCGCATCGAGGCGGTCGAGCCCGCAGCCTTTGCGGATTTTATCGGTTCGCTCGCCGCGCGCGGCTATCGCGGAGCGAACGTCACCATTCCGCACAAGGAGCAGGCGCTGGCGTTAACATCGCCCGATGCGCGCGCGCATGCCGTGGGCGCGGCCAACACGCTCTACTTTGAAAACGGCAGCCTGCAATCGACCAACACCGACGTCGAGGGTTTTATCGGCAATCTCGATGCGTCCGCACCAGGCTGGAATGCGAATGGTGAGGCCGTGGTGCTCGGCGCGGGCGGTTCGGCGCGGGCGGTGGTGTTCGGGCTTATGGAGCGAGGCGTTAAGCGCATCCATCTCGTCAATCGCAACCGCGAACGCGCGCAGGCACTGGCGCAGCCTTATGGTGATCGGGTTTACGTTATCGGCTGGGATGAGGTGGGCACAGTCCTGCCGCAAGCGGCGCTCATCGTGAACACCACCTCGCTCGGCATGAAAGGGCAGCCGCCTTTGCCGCTCGACGTGTCCGTTCTGCGCGCGGACGCGACGGTGGCCGATCTCGTCTATGTGCCGCTCGACACCGCGTTGCTGAAGGCTGCGAAGGCGCGGGGTTTGCGGACGGCCGACGGTCTCGGCATGCTGCTGCATCAGGCGGTACGCGGTTTCGAATTGTGGTTCGGAAAGCGCCCGCAGGTGACGCCGGAACTGCGCGCGCTGGTCGAGGCCGATCTCACGGCTGCGTGA
- a CDS encoding pyridoxal phosphate-dependent aminotransferase, translating into MPFLSAALDRVKPSATIAVTDKARQLKAAGRNVIGLGAGEPDFDTPANIKLAAIKAIEAGKTKYTAVDGMPELKEAVVAKFKRENGLTYAPNQITVGTGGKQVLYNALMATINPGDEVIIPAPYWVSYPEMVALAGGESVPVVCTAEHGFKLQAADLEKAITPKTKWIILNSPSNPTGAAYTHAEMKALTDVLVKHPHVWVMTDDMYEHLVYDNFKFVTPVQVEPKLFDRTLTVNGVSKAYSMTGWRIGYAGGPTQLIKAMATIQSQSTSNPSSISQWAALEALNGPQDFIATNADLFKERRDLVVSMLNQANGIQCPRPEGAFYVYPSCAGTMGKTAPSGKKLENDEDFVTELLESEGVAVVHGSAFGLGPAFRISYATKNSDLEEACNRIQRFCANLR; encoded by the coding sequence ATGCCGTTCCTGTCCGCCGCCCTCGACCGCGTGAAGCCGTCCGCGACCATCGCGGTCACGGATAAAGCGCGGCAGCTGAAAGCGGCGGGCCGCAATGTCATCGGCCTCGGCGCGGGCGAGCCGGATTTCGACACCCCGGCCAACATCAAGCTCGCGGCGATCAAGGCCATCGAAGCCGGCAAGACCAAGTATACCGCCGTCGACGGCATGCCCGAATTGAAGGAGGCTGTGGTCGCGAAGTTCAAGCGCGAGAACGGCCTGACCTACGCGCCGAACCAGATCACGGTCGGTACCGGCGGCAAGCAGGTGCTCTACAACGCGCTGATGGCGACCATCAACCCGGGCGACGAGGTCATCATTCCGGCCCCGTACTGGGTCAGCTATCCGGAAATGGTGGCGCTGGCCGGCGGTGAATCCGTGCCGGTGGTCTGCACCGCCGAACACGGCTTCAAGCTGCAGGCAGCCGATCTGGAAAAGGCGATCACGCCGAAGACCAAGTGGATCATCCTGAACTCGCCGTCGAACCCGACCGGCGCGGCCTACACTCATGCCGAGATGAAGGCGCTCACCGACGTGCTGGTGAAGCATCCGCATGTCTGGGTGATGACCGACGACATGTACGAACACCTCGTCTACGACAACTTCAAGTTCGTGACGCCGGTGCAGGTCGAGCCGAAGCTGTTCGACCGCACGCTGACGGTGAACGGCGTATCGAAGGCCTATTCCATGACCGGCTGGCGCATTGGCTATGCCGGCGGCCCGACCCAGCTCATCAAGGCGATGGCGACCATCCAGTCGCAGTCGACCTCGAATCCGTCGTCGATCTCGCAATGGGCGGCGCTGGAAGCGCTGAATGGTCCGCAGGATTTCATCGCGACCAACGCGGATCTGTTCAAGGAACGCCGCGATCTCGTGGTGTCGATGCTCAACCAAGCCAACGGTATTCAGTGTCCGCGTCCGGAAGGCGCGTTCTATGTCTATCCGTCTTGCGCCGGAACGATGGGCAAGACCGCACCTTCGGGCAAGAAGCTGGAAAACGACGAGGATTTCGTCACCGAGCTTCTGGAGAGCGAAGGCGTTGCGGTGGTGCATGGCTCGGCGTTCGGGCTTGGGCCGGCATTCCGCATTTCCTACGCGACCAAGAACAGTGACCTCGAAGAAGCATGCAATCGCATTCAGCGGTTCTGTGCCAATTTGCGGTAG
- a CDS encoding alpha-hydroxy acid oxidase, with the protein MKNITCIDDLRDLHMRRVPKAFFDYCDHGSYTESTLRANREDLSKIKFRQRILVDVASRTLNTTILGEPAAMPMILAPIGLTGMQHGDGEIYACRAAQEAGIPYTLSTMSICSIEDVASNVKKPFWFQLYMMKDRGFMKSLIERAIAAKCSALVLTVDLQVIGQRHADIKNGMTVPPEWRLSTLFDFATKPAWVSGVLRGKRKTFGNLAGQMAGTEDLNSLSEWISTQFDPSLSWKDIEWIRNIWPGKMVIKGILDIVDAREAVKTGANAMVVSNHGGRQLDGAPSSISVLPEIVQELGSQIEIMFDGGIRTGQDVLRALALGAKSCMIGRAYVHGLGAGGQAGVAKAIDILAKELSTTMGLCGISRVEDIDRRILVDDRSTNA; encoded by the coding sequence ATGAAGAACATCACCTGTATCGACGACCTTCGCGACCTGCATATGCGGCGGGTGCCGAAAGCCTTTTTCGATTATTGCGATCACGGCTCCTACACCGAATCCACATTGCGCGCGAACCGCGAGGATCTGAGCAAGATCAAGTTCCGCCAGCGCATTCTGGTCGATGTCGCCTCGCGCACGCTCAACACCACCATTCTCGGCGAGCCGGCAGCGATGCCGATGATCCTCGCGCCGATCGGCCTCACCGGCATGCAGCACGGCGACGGCGAGATTTACGCCTGCCGCGCGGCGCAGGAAGCGGGCATTCCTTACACGCTGTCGACGATGTCGATCTGCTCGATCGAGGACGTTGCTTCAAATGTGAAGAAGCCGTTCTGGTTTCAGCTCTACATGATGAAGGATCGCGGCTTCATGAAGTCGCTGATCGAACGCGCCATTGCCGCCAAGTGCAGCGCCTTGGTGCTCACCGTCGATCTGCAGGTGATCGGCCAACGCCACGCCGACATCAAGAACGGCATGACCGTTCCACCGGAATGGCGGCTCAGCACGCTGTTCGATTTCGCCACCAAGCCCGCCTGGGTCTCCGGCGTGCTGCGCGGCAAGCGCAAGACATTCGGCAATCTCGCCGGTCAGATGGCGGGCACGGAAGATCTCAATTCGCTGTCGGAATGGATCAGCACGCAGTTCGATCCGTCGCTGAGCTGGAAAGACATTGAGTGGATCCGCAACATCTGGCCCGGCAAGATGGTCATCAAGGGCATCCTCGACATCGTCGACGCCCGCGAGGCAGTGAAGACCGGCGCGAACGCGATGGTGGTGTCCAACCACGGCGGCCGCCAGCTTGACGGCGCGCCATCGTCGATCTCGGTGCTGCCGGAAATCGTGCAGGAACTCGGCTCTCAGATCGAGATCATGTTCGATGGCGGCATCCGCACCGGACAGGACGTGCTGCGCGCGCTCGCACTCGGCGCCAAGTCCTGCATGATCGGCCGCGCCTATGTACACGGCCTCGGCGCGGGCGGACAGGCCGGCGTCGCCAAGGCAATCGACATTCTCGCCAAGGAACTCAGCACCACGATGGGTCTGTGCGGCATCAGCCGCGTCGAGGATATCGACCGCCGCATTCTGGTCGACGACCGCTCTACCAACGCATAG
- a CDS encoding DMT family protein, translated as MPTISPAILPILMLFASNCFMTFAWYGHLRFKESPLPLVIMISWGIALFEYWLAVPANRWGSAVYSPAQLKTIQEVITLIVFAGFSAFYLKEPLGWNQAVGFAFIAVGAFFIFHKG; from the coding sequence ATGCCGACCATTTCTCCCGCGATTCTGCCGATCCTGATGCTGTTTGCCTCGAATTGTTTCATGACCTTCGCCTGGTACGGACATTTGCGCTTCAAGGAGAGTCCGCTGCCTCTCGTCATCATGATTAGTTGGGGCATTGCGCTGTTCGAGTACTGGCTGGCGGTGCCGGCCAATCGCTGGGGCAGTGCGGTGTATTCGCCGGCGCAGCTCAAGACCATTCAGGAAGTGATTACGTTGATCGTCTTCGCGGGCTTCTCGGCGTTCTATCTCAAGGAGCCGCTCGGCTGGAATCAGGCTGTCGGCTTTGCCTTTATCGCGGTTGGCGCGTTCTTCATCTTCCACAAGGGCTGA
- a CDS encoding SulP family inorganic anion transporter: protein MPISPGKTAAPTFIELYTPKIVTVLREGYSLASFRADVVAGLTVAIVALPLSMAIAIASGVTPDRGLYTAIVGGFFVSLFGGSRFQVGGPAGAFIVLVAQTVQNHGLDGVILATMMAGVFLIAAGFLRLGTYVKFIPYPVTVGFTAGIAVIIFASQIKDLIGLTLPGHEPAAFLPKIAALGAAIGTINPWAVVLAAGTIAVMVVLRILRPSWPGILIGVVIATLAASMLGLPVDTIGSRFGGIPESLPAPSLPLFSLQKMQAVLPDAIAFALLGSIESLLSAVVADGMTGRRHRSNCELVAQGIGNIGSALFGGICVTGLIARTATNIRAGARSPVSGIMHSVSVLLFILIAAPLASYVPLCTLAAVLVVVAWTMAEKHEFATLVRSSWGDAAVLLSTFLLTVFRDLTEGIVVGFALGAMLFIHRMASAATATEIPGPWVEDDKADDSSERIPYDPALATDPDVIVYRISGAFFFGVASTIGAVLDEVPSGHKGLVIDFEAVPLLDSSAANVVARVAAKARQRGIRVILTGTSHQVRRELLIHGARPPVVRYRRDISGAVEEIKRQAALTASADA from the coding sequence TTGCCGATTTCGCCAGGCAAGACCGCTGCGCCCACGTTCATCGAACTCTACACGCCGAAGATCGTCACGGTGCTGCGCGAGGGATACAGCCTCGCGAGCTTCCGCGCCGATGTCGTGGCGGGCCTGACGGTTGCGATCGTCGCCCTGCCTTTGTCGATGGCGATTGCCATCGCCTCGGGCGTTACGCCTGATCGCGGCCTCTACACCGCCATCGTCGGGGGCTTTTTCGTCTCGCTGTTCGGCGGCAGCCGCTTCCAGGTCGGCGGCCCAGCTGGCGCATTCATCGTTCTCGTCGCGCAGACGGTGCAGAATCATGGTCTCGATGGCGTGATCCTGGCGACGATGATGGCCGGCGTGTTCCTGATCGCGGCCGGATTCCTGCGGCTCGGTACCTACGTCAAGTTCATTCCCTATCCGGTGACGGTCGGTTTCACCGCCGGCATCGCCGTCATCATCTTCGCGAGCCAGATCAAGGATCTTATCGGCCTGACGTTGCCGGGACACGAACCGGCGGCGTTCCTGCCCAAGATCGCCGCACTTGGCGCCGCGATTGGGACCATCAATCCGTGGGCGGTTGTGCTGGCGGCGGGGACTATTGCGGTGATGGTCGTGCTGCGCATTCTGCGTCCGAGCTGGCCCGGTATTCTGATCGGCGTGGTGATCGCCACTCTGGCGGCCTCGATGCTGGGGCTGCCGGTGGATACTATCGGCTCGCGCTTCGGCGGAATTCCTGAATCGCTTCCCGCGCCGAGCCTGCCGTTGTTCTCGCTGCAGAAGATGCAGGCCGTGCTGCCGGATGCCATCGCCTTCGCGCTGCTCGGTTCAATCGAGTCGCTGTTGTCGGCCGTGGTCGCCGACGGCATGACCGGCCGGCGGCATCGTTCGAACTGCGAACTTGTGGCGCAGGGCATCGGCAATATCGGCTCGGCGCTGTTCGGCGGCATCTGCGTGACCGGTCTGATCGCGCGCACCGCGACTAACATCCGCGCCGGCGCGCGCAGCCCAGTCTCCGGCATCATGCATTCGGTGTCGGTGCTGCTGTTCATCCTGATCGCCGCGCCGCTCGCGAGCTACGTTCCGCTTTGTACGCTCGCCGCGGTGCTGGTCGTGGTCGCCTGGACGATGGCGGAAAAGCATGAGTTCGCGACGCTGGTTCGCTCGTCGTGGGGCGACGCCGCGGTGCTGCTCTCGACATTCCTGCTCACCGTGTTCCGCGACCTCACCGAAGGCATTGTGGTTGGCTTCGCGCTCGGCGCAATGCTGTTCATTCACCGCATGGCCTCGGCGGCGACCGCGACCGAAATCCCCGGCCCATGGGTGGAAGACGACAAGGCCGACGACTCGAGCGAGCGCATTCCGTACGATCCGGCGCTTGCCACCGATCCCGATGTCATCGTCTACCGGATTTCGGGCGCTTTCTTCTTCGGCGTGGCGTCCACCATCGGCGCGGTGCTCGATGAAGTGCCGAGCGGTCACAAGGGGCTGGTGATCGATTTCGAAGCCGTGCCGTTGCTCGATTCCTCCGCAGCCAACGTGGTCGCGCGTGTCGCCGCTAAGGCGCGCCAGCGCGGTATTCGCGTGATTTTGACCGGCACATCGCATCAGGTCCGGCGTGAATTGCTGATCCATGGTGCGCGGCCGCCCGTTGTGCGCTATCGCCGCGACATTTCGGGTGCTGTTGAAGAGATCAAGCGCCAGGCTGCATTGACAGCCTCCGCCGACGCGTGA
- a CDS encoding glycosyltransferase family 87 protein: MRPLWHRLKSGDWLTPERIRAYSLIVLVIGIAAVAVWIGLSKGGIDRNGKPLGTDFSSFYAAGSMALEGHAAAAYDFALHHAREQQMFGADTPYYAWLYPPIFFLIAAPLAWLPYPTALAVWQFGTLALYLAVIGAILRSVRTDSTVRRNWLLVAIAFPAVLINLGHGQNGFLSAALFGAALLALPKRPILAGIMFAALAYKPQFGIAIPFALLAAGRWRTIVVACVTIAVLVAITAALFGIESWSAFVASSSISRKVLLESGAVGFEKLQSAFAMVRLWGGSVPLAYAVQALVSCAVIAGIVWCWRSACDDAHKAALLVTGTLLASPHILDYDLIVLAVAIAFLTAQGLRTGFRPFEISLLGALWIVPLLARSAAGFLALPVGFLVIATFYAVVLTQARHEAGAARHPDFAKT; the protein is encoded by the coding sequence ATGCGCCCTCTCTGGCACCGCTTGAAATCAGGAGACTGGCTGACGCCGGAGCGCATCCGGGCGTACAGCCTGATCGTGCTGGTGATCGGCATTGCCGCCGTCGCAGTCTGGATCGGCCTGTCGAAGGGCGGGATCGACCGTAACGGCAAGCCGCTCGGCACGGATTTTTCCAGCTTCTATGCCGCCGGGTCGATGGCGCTGGAGGGGCACGCGGCGGCGGCTTACGACTTCGCCCTCCATCACGCCCGCGAACAGCAGATGTTCGGTGCAGACACGCCCTATTATGCGTGGCTCTACCCGCCGATCTTCTTCCTGATCGCCGCGCCGCTGGCGTGGCTGCCCTACCCAACAGCGCTTGCGGTCTGGCAGTTCGGCACGCTCGCGCTCTATCTCGCGGTTATCGGTGCGATCCTGCGCAGCGTTCGCACCGATTCCACCGTGCGGCGCAATTGGCTTCTCGTTGCCATCGCCTTTCCGGCAGTCCTCATCAATCTCGGCCACGGCCAGAACGGATTCCTCAGCGCCGCACTGTTCGGGGCCGCACTGCTCGCCTTGCCGAAACGACCCATCCTCGCGGGCATCATGTTCGCGGCGCTGGCCTACAAACCGCAATTCGGCATCGCGATCCCGTTCGCGCTGCTCGCGGCCGGACGATGGCGGACCATCGTCGTGGCATGCGTCACGATTGCTGTTCTGGTCGCCATCACCGCAGCCTTGTTCGGCATCGAGTCGTGGAGTGCGTTCGTTGCGTCCTCGAGTATCTCACGCAAGGTTCTACTCGAGAGTGGCGCGGTCGGATTCGAGAAGCTGCAAAGCGCATTCGCCATGGTGCGACTGTGGGGCGGCAGCGTCCCGCTCGCCTATGCGGTGCAGGCGCTCGTCTCCTGCGCGGTCATTGCCGGCATTGTCTGGTGCTGGCGCTCGGCCTGCGACGACGCACACAAAGCCGCACTGTTGGTGACAGGTACCCTGCTCGCCTCGCCCCACATTCTCGATTACGACCTTATCGTACTCGCAGTCGCGATTGCGTTCCTAACCGCGCAAGGACTGCGCACCGGCTTCCGTCCGTTCGAAATCTCGTTGCTCGGCGCGCTCTGGATCGTGCCGCTGCTGGCACGTAGCGCGGCAGGCTTTCTCGCCTTGCCGGTGGGATTTCTCGTTATCGCCACGTTCTACGCGGTCGTTCTGACGCAGGCTCGGCACGAGGCCGGAGCCGCGAGACACCCCGACTTCGCGAAGACGTGA
- a CDS encoding glutathione S-transferase family protein: MYKLYSMQRSGNSYKVRLALALLDIPFDVVEVDILRGESRTPDFLAMNPRGQVPLLEVADNHYLAESNAILWYLAIDTPLSPESTIARAEALQWMFFEQHALEPSVGAAYFWLALVRGGRDLQMHALEDWMERGYSALSVIEAHLKAHDYFVSGHLTIADIAMYGYTHVAEQCDFSLREFPAIRDWLRRVESHPRFVRMDWVREPSLSTEKA; encoded by the coding sequence ATGTACAAGCTCTATTCAATGCAGCGCTCCGGCAACAGCTACAAGGTCCGGCTGGCGCTCGCCCTCCTCGATATTCCCTTCGATGTGGTCGAGGTCGACATCCTGCGTGGCGAAAGCCGGACGCCGGATTTCCTCGCGATGAATCCGCGCGGACAGGTGCCGCTGCTCGAAGTCGCCGACAATCATTACCTCGCAGAGTCGAACGCGATCCTGTGGTATCTCGCCATCGACACGCCGCTGTCGCCGGAAAGCACGATCGCACGCGCCGAAGCACTACAATGGATGTTCTTCGAGCAGCATGCGCTGGAGCCGAGCGTCGGCGCGGCCTATTTCTGGCTCGCGCTGGTGCGCGGCGGCCGCGACCTGCAGATGCATGCGCTGGAAGACTGGATGGAGCGCGGCTACAGCGCCCTCAGCGTGATCGAAGCCCACCTCAAGGCGCACGATTATTTTGTATCGGGTCACCTGACGATCGCAGACATCGCGATGTACGGCTACACCCACGTTGCCGAACAATGCGACTTCAGCCTGCGCGAATTTCCCGCGATCCGCGACTGGCTCAGGCGCGTCGAAAGCCACCCGCGCTTCGTGCGGATGGACTGGGTCCGCGAGCCCTCCCTGAGTACGGAAAAAGCCTGA
- a CDS encoding DUF992 domain-containing protein: MRRAFAALSFTSLAASTLLTLTATADAQQGRVQAGVIECRGGPHVGLVVGSVNNLGCVFRSDGRPDDLYVATVKKLGLDLGITDQTAVSWVVFAPTVQLGRGDLSGNYAGVDASAAVGVGLGANALIGGSANSYALQPLSVQGQTGLSVAAGVQSLELRPGR; the protein is encoded by the coding sequence ATGCGCCGCGCCTTCGCAGCTTTGTCCTTTACGTCTCTTGCCGCCTCTACGCTCCTCACGCTCACCGCGACCGCCGATGCCCAGCAGGGCCGGGTTCAGGCGGGAGTCATCGAATGCCGCGGCGGGCCCCATGTCGGACTGGTGGTCGGATCGGTCAACAATCTCGGCTGTGTCTTCCGCTCCGATGGTCGTCCCGACGATCTCTACGTTGCAACCGTCAAAAAGCTTGGCCTTGATCTCGGCATCACGGATCAGACAGCAGTCTCGTGGGTGGTGTTCGCTCCGACCGTCCAGCTCGGGCGCGGCGACCTGTCCGGCAACTACGCCGGTGTCGATGCGAGCGCTGCGGTCGGTGTCGGCCTCGGCGCCAACGCGCTGATCGGCGGTTCGGCGAATTCCTACGCGCTGCAGCCGCTGAGCGTACAGGGGCAGACGGGACTTAGCGTCGCTGCCGGCGTGCAAAGTCTCGAACTGCGTCCAGGCCGGTGA
- a CDS encoding DUF992 domain-containing protein has product MRLSYLVGAASALLLASFATANAQQGVQVGVLRCHGGPNVGQILTSTTNLDCVFEGRGRRPEGYVATIRRFGVDLGATSQTDFGWRVHAPTVQVGAGDLSGSYAGVGGNAAIGIGGGSNFLVGGSANSFALQPLSLQGQTGLNVSGGIVNLELRPVGYVHRGHAKRHRHHRHHH; this is encoded by the coding sequence ATGCGACTTTCTTACCTTGTCGGCGCAGCATCTGCCCTTCTTCTTGCGTCGTTCGCGACTGCGAATGCGCAACAGGGCGTCCAGGTCGGCGTTCTTCGCTGCCACGGCGGTCCGAATGTCGGCCAGATCCTGACCTCCACGACCAATCTCGACTGCGTGTTCGAGGGCCGTGGCCGTCGCCCTGAGGGTTACGTTGCCACCATCCGCCGTTTCGGCGTTGACCTCGGTGCGACCAGCCAGACCGACTTCGGATGGCGCGTTCATGCTCCGACCGTCCAGGTCGGCGCGGGCGATCTGTCGGGCAGCTATGCTGGCGTCGGCGGCAATGCCGCGATCGGCATCGGCGGCGGCAGCAACTTCTTGGTCGGCGGTTCGGCCAACTCCTTCGCGCTGCAGCCGCTCAGCCTGCAGGGCCAGACCGGCCTGAACGTGTCGGGCGGTATCGTGAACCTCGAGCTGCGCCCGGTCGGCTACGTGCACCGTGGCCATGCCAAGCGGCACCGTCATCACCGCCATCACCACTAA
- a CDS encoding lysophospholipid acyltransferase family protein, with translation MIRAAFAILALSLTFLVLAPVHLLGLALQNDLQRKVPVLFHRIVCRILGVRIHEVGQRAAAEQVLFLSNHASWLDISVLSAVAPVVFVAKSEVAGWPVFGMLAKLQRTVFIERERRHKTGEAAAEMASRLHNGDSVVLFPEGTSSDGIRILPFRSALVGAVHHTMGNFSGRKNVVVQPVSLAYVKFGGVPVGRALRDKVAWYGETDLVPHLLGVLAAGAVDVTVTWGEAIACDLDASRKQITRDAETAVRTMTAAALRGAPQGV, from the coding sequence ATGATCCGCGCCGCCTTCGCCATCCTTGCGCTGAGCCTGACCTTCCTGGTGCTCGCTCCCGTGCACCTTCTCGGTCTTGCCTTGCAGAACGACCTGCAGCGCAAGGTGCCGGTGCTGTTTCATCGCATCGTCTGCCGAATCCTCGGCGTGCGCATTCACGAAGTCGGACAGCGCGCAGCGGCCGAACAGGTTCTGTTCCTGTCGAACCACGCATCCTGGCTCGACATATCCGTGCTCAGCGCGGTCGCGCCGGTGGTGTTCGTGGCGAAATCCGAAGTCGCGGGCTGGCCAGTGTTCGGCATGCTGGCGAAACTGCAACGCACCGTCTTCATCGAACGCGAGCGACGACACAAGACCGGCGAGGCGGCGGCCGAAATGGCAAGCCGCCTGCACAATGGCGACAGTGTCGTGCTGTTTCCGGAAGGCACCTCGAGCGACGGCATCCGCATCCTGCCATTCCGCTCGGCGCTGGTCGGCGCGGTGCATCACACCATGGGGAATTTCAGTGGCCGGAAGAACGTCGTGGTGCAGCCCGTATCGCTCGCCTACGTGAAATTCGGCGGCGTACCAGTGGGCCGCGCACTACGCGACAAGGTCGCCTGGTATGGCGAGACCGATCTCGTGCCGCATCTGCTCGGCGTGCTGGCGGCAGGCGCGGTCGATGTCACGGTGACATGGGGAGAAGCCATCGCATGCGATCTCGATGCCAGCCGCAAGCAGATCACGCGCGATGCGGAAACCGCCGTGCGCACGATGACAGCGGCGGCGCTGCGCGGCGCTCCGCAAGGCGTTTAG
- a CDS encoding DUF1501 domain-containing protein, whose amino-acid sequence MDDRLLECCEDRTPHGLSRRTLLAGGATFAAWAYLPKFARAADGRDPHLVTIILRGALDGLATVAPVADPDYAGLHGSIALALDGPHPAVALDSFFALHPSMPEFARMYRSGHAAVVHATATAYRDRSHFDGQDVLESGFAGPGRVQSGWLNRALANLPRGERVSRGLAVGATTPLVLRGPAPTVGWVPARLPQAADDTAMRLLDLYNHRDPSLASALSQGLQIEKLASNDGGMKPNMNGVNAMRLAAQGAARIMAKDDGPRIAALAFDGWDTHANEGGPVGRLAQLLGGLDGALADFEAGLGDKWRNTAIVVVTEFGRTARINGTSGTDHGTGTIALLAGGAIKGARVMSDWPGLKVADLYQNRDLKPTTDLRGVLKGLLRDHLGLGDRVLAENVFPDSAAVRPMQGLVV is encoded by the coding sequence ATGGATGATCGTCTTCTTGAATGTTGTGAGGACCGGACGCCGCACGGTCTGTCACGGCGCACGCTGCTCGCCGGTGGCGCGACATTCGCGGCCTGGGCCTATCTGCCGAAATTCGCGCGCGCCGCCGATGGACGCGATCCGCATCTGGTGACGATTATTTTACGCGGCGCGCTGGATGGCCTTGCCACCGTCGCCCCGGTCGCGGATCCGGACTATGCCGGGCTGCATGGTTCGATTGCGCTCGCGCTTGATGGCCCGCATCCGGCGGTCGCGCTGGATTCCTTCTTCGCGCTGCATCCGTCGATGCCGGAATTCGCGCGCATGTACAGAAGCGGCCACGCCGCCGTGGTTCACGCGACCGCGACGGCCTATCGGGACCGTTCGCATTTCGACGGGCAGGATGTGCTGGAAAGCGGCTTCGCCGGTCCCGGCCGGGTGCAGAGCGGGTGGCTCAATCGCGCATTGGCGAATTTGCCGCGCGGCGAGCGCGTCTCGCGCGGGCTGGCCGTGGGTGCGACAACGCCGCTGGTGCTGCGCGGCCCGGCACCGACGGTCGGTTGGGTACCCGCGCGGCTTCCGCAGGCGGCCGACGATACGGCCATGCGATTGCTCGATCTCTACAACCACCGCGATCCTTCGCTCGCCAGTGCGCTGTCGCAAGGCCTGCAGATCGAAAAGCTCGCATCAAATGATGGCGGGATGAAACCGAACATGAACGGCGTCAACGCGATGCGGCTTGCCGCGCAGGGCGCTGCCCGGATCATGGCGAAAGACGATGGACCACGGATTGCCGCGCTCGCTTTTGATGGGTGGGACACGCATGCCAACGAGGGCGGTCCGGTCGGGCGCCTTGCACAACTGCTGGGAGGGCTCGATGGTGCACTTGCTGATTTTGAAGCGGGGCTTGGCGACAAATGGCGCAACACGGCCATCGTGGTGGTGACTGAATTCGGCCGCACCGCGCGCATCAACGGCACCTCGGGCACCGATCACGGTACTGGCACGATCGCGCTTCTCGCGGGCGGCGCGATCAAAGGTGCACGTGTGATGTCCGACTGGCCGGGTCTGAAGGTCGCTGATCTCTATCAGAACCGGGATCTCAAACCGACCACGGATTTGCGCGGCGTGTTGAAGGGGCTGTTACGGGACCATCTCGGCCTCGGCGATCGGGTGCTTGCGGAGAACGTCTTTCCGGACAGCGCCGCCGTCAGGCCTATGCAGGGCCTAGTTGTCTAA